The sequence TTCGGGCTTTGCCTATCTTGACCGGCAGGGCGGGGTCGATGACGCGCACCTGCGGGGGGAACGGAAAGATACCGTTCCGTTCGCGAATGACCAGCTTGTTGCCGTTCTGGCCCTCGGCATAGACCGACTCATAGTAGTCGGCGTCAGGAGCGTTCCAGTTGAACTTCACGCTGAAGGGCGTTTTTCGGAAGAGGGCATCGATCTGTTCCATAGGCGAAAGCGTCTGAACCACAGTACCGACACGTTCCTGCCGGTAGAAGGTCAGGCGATATTGCTCAAGGGCGTCACATCGGTCGTAGAGGCGGCGCAGGTAAGCCACAGGATCGGCTTTGATTTGTTCGCCCTCGGCCGCGTAGCGAACGACGTGTTGCCGCGAGGCCTCGACCTTATCTGGTATGATCGCGGTGCAGCCGCCTGCGGCCACGAGGCAGCCGATCAGAATCGCAAGGGCGAGGTTTGAGACCATGCAGGGGAGTACGTGAGATTTGCGCACGAGTGACGATGACCTCCTGTCTGGCTGTGACATTATACCGTCAGACGGTCCGGTGGAGCCGCTCCCGACGTTCTTCCGCCGACAGGGATACTGCAGCCCTGTTGTCTGGCGGCAACTTGGGTGGAGATCACAGCTCGCGTCCGACGGCTTCGGCGACGGCCCGGGTCTCCTTCATCATCTGGGCAAACGCATCGGGCGTGAGCGATTGTGCCCCGTCGGTCAGGGCATGCTCGGGATCCTGGTGCACTTCGA is a genomic window of Phycisphaerae bacterium containing:
- a CDS encoding DUF1571 domain-containing protein, coding for MRKSHVLPCMVSNLALAILIGCLVAAGGCTAIIPDKVEASRQHVVRYAAEGEQIKADPVAYLRRLYDRCDALEQYRLTFYRQERVGTVVQTLSPMEQIDALFRKTPFSVKFNWNAPDADYYESVYAEGQNGNKLVIRERNGIFPFPPQVRVIDPALPVKIGKARNAVTDFGLARVTKRTLLPFDDPALAKVMTIRYEGVVDLDPAFRPAHHLRIERPPTPGYAYTRQDFYIDAESLLPAGTDLWLKSGQLGARYRYVDIRTDVQLDDKDFRLTKDHPATIPTQE